ATAATGTTCTCCATAATGGCAACATCTTAAAATGCTCCTGGAAGGCCAAACTAAAGTTGACAGACTCCCTTGTACAGCTTTAAAAAGGCATGGGACTAGAAATGAGAGAAATCAGAGGCTTTGTGCCATCTTAGAGGGACGGAGGCATAGGGGCTCAGCCATTTGCTCTCTACAGTCAATGGCTACTGAGTTAGCACGTCCAGAAGCTCGGGCTGGAGCTCTGTCTAATtgaggctgcagcagctcaaGTAACTGATGGTTTTACCCTCGCCGGGCATCGGGGCAGTGTCATTGTTATCCAGCTTGTTCTGCTTGGCTTCTCGGATGAGTTCGCAGGCCAGGTCGAGGAACAGTTTCTCGACGTTGTCGGACTCTTTGGCTGAGGTCTCCAGATACAGCATGCTCTGGGCCTCAGCGAAATCTTCAGCCCTCTGTCTGAGAACCTCCCTCTTTTCTGCCAGGTCTATTTTATTACCTGTAACGCATTAATATTGATCTGTCAAATTACATAAGAAGACACAGATAGAGAAGATACTTTCTGAACagtggtgggtgggtgggtgtggatGAGGGAGATGGAGCGTACAAAAATTCACAAACATCACAATAAAATGTACATaagcaaaaatataaatgaggGCTTTTACAAATCCACTGAGAAACTGCTGCTGATATCTGCTCAGTAGTTCATGTTCAATGCAGATTTCGGCGCCTGACCTCTGTACTGATGTACCTTCCCTTCTTACAGGTAACGTCACGTGCCAAGTTAACATCACATTTAACTCTGGTGGCAACACACTCTCTTCATAGCTCTGGCAGCACGTAACGTTGGCCTACAGTTATCTAGTAGCTTCCTCAAACGCGAGTCGACACTACAATTAAATTCTTAAGATCGAGTGTGGCTCATTTTTACACAAAAGGATTCCGACACGTGAAGCAAATGTTTGAAATCAATTCTGTGTAAAGACGGAACATAACAAACAGAATGACAAGGGAGGCAGCTGATTACGAGTTTGGAGTATTTTGCTGTATTAAGCACTGAAATTCATATTGAGTGGTAAATTATAGTAGATGGGtttgattatatttattctgtGATTTTGTTAAGGAAAGTCTTCATGGGTTTTGCACTTAttcatatttgtatatttaagttTAGTTAACTTGAAAGTTTACTTGTCAACAGTTAATGTGTTAGATTTCAACTTCCAGTTTGCCttagaaatataaaacaccTTCTTATTATCAACTGCCATTGGAAGTATTGGTTCTGGCTCCagaactgtttttaaaatattgaattaGCACCAGTATCAGAAAAACCCCAAATGATACCCAACCCTACTCAGAAAACCAGGTGAGCTCCAGTAAAATAGTGTGTGCAATTATTCAGTTTTCTCATCACAAACACGATGTATAAAGTTTTCTTACCGACTAATATAGTCACCACTTGGTTGTTGGCATACTGCTCAATCTCCCTCAGCCACTCTGGAAGGCACCTGAAGGAGTCCTCACAGGTAATGTCATACGTGAGAATGAGGGCATTGGCACTACGGTAATAACTCTGAGTGATGGAGCGAAATCTCTCCTGTCCAGCTGTGTCCCATATCTGCAGCTGCAAAACAGATATTTGAAATGAGCAACTCAAATCGTACAGGTACATACGTTTGTATAACATAACATGAGTTTGATCTTTGTATACCTTGACCTTCTCCCCTTTGATTTCCACGGTTTTAATCATGAAATCTACTCCGATAGTAGCCCCTTGTCCAGGTGGGAAAAGGCCCTAAAATGAGAttagatattttatttcactgtacTGCGATACACTGTGTGATAACTCGTTAGCCCAGACAGATACAAACCTGAGTAAAGCGCCGGACAAGACATGTCTTTCCAACTCCAGCATTTCCTATCAGGACTATCTTGAACAGGTAGTCATAATCTTCCATGCTCATGCtaaactgtggagagaaaaaaaaaaggagaaacaggaAAGAGATCAGAAAATGCACTTCACTAATACTTTACCAATActtccccttttttttccccatcagatgatgtttgtgcatgttttgtTAGATTCTTAATGTTTTTGCTTGGCTGCAGTTACAAAGGGCCGTGCATCACGGTTTATTATCTTATTGATTTCAACGAATATTATACCTTTACACActgcatgaataaaaaataaggcaggaagaagaaaaatcttatatcacaatgaaaacaaagcatCTGTAACACCACACAGCatcaacatgtaaacaggaaaaaacaataaacaggttaatgtaaacaggaaaaacaacatgcaggttaatgtaaacaggaaaaacaacatgCAGGTTAATGTAAA
The Paralichthys olivaceus isolate ysfri-2021 chromosome 11, ASM2471397v2, whole genome shotgun sequence genome window above contains:
- the rab30 gene encoding ras-related protein Rab-30 isoform X1 gives rise to the protein MRRFLLQSCRFSMSMEDYDYLFKIVLIGNAGVGKTCLVRRFTQGLFPPGQGATIGVDFMIKTVEIKGEKVKLQIWDTAGQERFRSITQSYYRSANALILTYDITCEDSFRCLPEWLREIEQYANNQVVTILVGNKIDLAEKREVLRQRAEDFAEAQSMLYLETSAKESDNVEKLFLDLACELIREAKQNKLDNNDTAPMPGEGKTISYLSCCSLN
- the rab30 gene encoding ras-related protein Rab-30 isoform X2, with protein sequence MSMEDYDYLFKIVLIGNAGVGKTCLVRRFTQGLFPPGQGATIGVDFMIKTVEIKGEKVKLQIWDTAGQERFRSITQSYYRSANALILTYDITCEDSFRCLPEWLREIEQYANNQVVTILVGNKIDLAEKREVLRQRAEDFAEAQSMLYLETSAKESDNVEKLFLDLACELIREAKQNKLDNNDTAPMPGEGKTISYLSCCSLN